Proteins found in one Brevibacillus brevis genomic segment:
- a CDS encoding CCA tRNA nucleotidyltransferase encodes MAIELAKRVLDRLEEHGFEAYYVGGCVRDWLLQRPVHDIDICTNAHPGDVIRLFPDHVPTGLKHGTVSVKVEGQLFEVTTFRTEGKYEDYRRPAEVQFVSELRLDLERRDFTMNAMAMDRHQVLHDPFGGQEDMEHRLVRAVGIPLERFQEDALRLLRGVRFASQLGFAIEDQTMLAMKQTAPLLAHIAVERIREELNKTLDSKAPEVGCQLLNETRLMAYAPEVEKLFIFSNEHAWRLRHLQTVTQKWSLLLFAAKYSPVQSREVCQFLKMSKRETEAICCLVELLTRLQPQWDVPQAMEWGPLLLEVGWDTCNEFFLLLQACWWKERHSFSKQALLDQYENMPVKTIKDLAITGLDLQVAVQKKPGEWIVRVLESLLRQTALHGLPNTPEALVEVAKKEVAQDEH; translated from the coding sequence TTGGCGATAGAATTGGCTAAGCGTGTTCTCGACAGATTGGAGGAACACGGTTTTGAAGCTTACTACGTGGGTGGTTGCGTCCGCGATTGGCTATTACAACGACCTGTTCATGATATAGATATATGTACGAATGCCCATCCCGGCGACGTCATCCGATTGTTTCCCGATCATGTCCCGACTGGTCTGAAACACGGTACTGTATCTGTAAAAGTCGAGGGGCAGCTGTTCGAAGTCACCACGTTTCGGACGGAAGGAAAATATGAAGATTACCGTCGACCCGCTGAGGTTCAATTCGTTTCGGAACTTCGGCTCGATCTGGAGCGACGGGATTTTACGATGAACGCAATGGCGATGGATCGTCATCAAGTATTGCACGACCCGTTCGGTGGACAAGAGGATATGGAGCATCGGCTGGTTCGTGCTGTAGGCATTCCGCTAGAGAGATTTCAGGAGGATGCCCTTCGGCTTTTACGGGGTGTGCGATTTGCTTCCCAGTTAGGTTTTGCTATAGAAGACCAGACCATGCTCGCCATGAAACAGACTGCGCCATTGTTAGCTCATATTGCTGTGGAACGCATACGGGAAGAGCTGAATAAAACGCTCGACAGCAAAGCCCCAGAGGTTGGTTGTCAGTTGTTGAATGAAACGAGGCTCATGGCTTATGCCCCTGAGGTAGAAAAACTGTTCATCTTCTCGAATGAGCATGCTTGGCGGCTCCGTCATTTGCAAACCGTGACGCAAAAATGGTCGTTGCTACTGTTTGCAGCGAAATATTCGCCTGTGCAATCGCGTGAAGTATGCCAATTCCTCAAAATGTCCAAACGCGAAACAGAAGCAATTTGTTGCTTGGTTGAGCTTTTGACGCGATTGCAGCCGCAATGGGATGTCCCCCAAGCGATGGAGTGGGGGCCATTGCTGCTTGAAGTCGGGTGGGACACTTGCAACGAGTTTTTCCTTTTATTGCAAGCGTGTTGGTGGAAGGAGAGGCATTCGTTTTCGAAGCAAGCACTCCTCGATCAATACGAAAACATGCCTGTCAAAACCATCAAGGATTTGGCAATTACGGGGCTTGACCTGCAAGTAGCCGTTCAGAAAAAGCCCGGCGAGTGGATTGTCCGCGTCTTGGAATCGTTGCTTAGACAAACGGCACTGCATGGTTTACCAAATACACCAGAAGCACTCGTCGAAGTTGCAAAGAAAGAGGTTGCACAAGATGAACATTAA
- a CDS encoding biotin--[acetyl-CoA-carboxylase] ligase produces the protein MNIKQVILQAFRDQPGSFISGEELSQTCGCSRTAVWKHIEELRRDGYEVEAVRKSGYRLLVAPDRLSAAEIMAGLETNRIGQNVIAYDEVVSTQPLAHEAAAKGAVEGTIVLAELQTGGKGRLGRPWHSPKGTGIWMSLIIRPAIPLPKTPQMTLLTAVAVARTIREETGLPVKIKWPNDIFIGDKKVCGILTELNAESDRVNYLVIGIGLNANSIEADFPSDLAQIATSLRIESGEPLKRVSFIQRLCRIFEEEYDHYLQAGFERVKQEWENHSYTIGKWVTLQTISQQLEGRAVGLDEEGVLKVEDQTGQIHKVYSADVNYRAND, from the coding sequence ATGAACATTAAGCAAGTCATCCTTCAAGCATTCCGTGATCAGCCAGGCAGTTTCATCTCTGGTGAAGAATTGAGCCAAACATGCGGTTGCTCCAGGACGGCGGTTTGGAAACATATCGAAGAGCTGCGCCGGGATGGTTACGAGGTAGAGGCGGTGCGAAAATCGGGGTATCGCCTGTTGGTTGCCCCTGATCGCTTGTCAGCAGCAGAAATCATGGCTGGATTGGAAACGAACCGGATTGGTCAAAATGTCATCGCTTACGATGAGGTGGTATCTACACAGCCACTTGCACACGAGGCTGCGGCAAAAGGGGCAGTAGAAGGTACGATTGTACTGGCAGAGCTGCAAACAGGTGGGAAAGGCAGACTCGGTCGCCCCTGGCATTCTCCGAAAGGAACGGGGATCTGGATGAGTTTGATCATTCGACCTGCGATTCCGCTACCAAAGACACCTCAGATGACGTTGCTAACGGCGGTTGCTGTAGCGAGAACGATCCGGGAAGAGACTGGGCTCCCTGTCAAAATCAAATGGCCGAATGATATTTTTATTGGTGACAAAAAAGTATGCGGGATTTTGACAGAACTCAATGCCGAATCTGATCGGGTCAATTATTTAGTGATCGGAATCGGGCTCAATGCCAACAGTATCGAGGCGGATTTTCCATCTGACTTGGCACAGATTGCCACTTCACTTCGAATTGAATCTGGCGAGCCACTGAAGCGCGTTTCGTTTATTCAACGGCTCTGCCGAATTTTTGAAGAAGAGTACGACCACTATTTGCAGGCTGGCTTCGAGCGTGTCAAACAAGAGTGGGAGAATCATTCGTACACCATTGGCAAATGGGTGACCCTCCAGACGATTTCACAACAGCTGGAAGGTCGTGCCGTTGGCTTGGATGAAGAAGGGGTACTCAAAGTCGAGGATCAGACTGGACAGATTCACAAAGTTTATTCGGCTGATGTCAATTATCGTGCAAATGATTAA
- the panB gene encoding 3-methyl-2-oxobutanoate hydroxymethyltransferase → MAQNDRPITTSSIRKKKEMRTPITMVTAYDYPSAKLVDEAGVDMILVGDSLGMVVLGYDSTIPVTMEDMLHHTKAVTRGAKRAFVVADLPFLSYHGTVEEAVKNAGRLMQEGLAKAVKMEGGSELAPIITRCVQAGIPVVGHIGLTPQSVHQLGGYKVQGRDLEAAKKLLDEALAIQEAGAFAIVLECVPEEVAGMIADKLDIAVIGIGAGATCDGQVLVFHDMVGYASDITPKFVKRYANIGETIREAVETYNKEVEARSFPAQEHVFHASEETIKALYGEGVKES, encoded by the coding sequence ATGGCACAAAACGACAGACCTATAACGACTTCGAGTATCCGCAAGAAAAAAGAAATGCGAACCCCGATTACCATGGTGACCGCTTATGACTATCCGTCAGCGAAATTAGTGGATGAAGCTGGCGTTGATATGATTCTGGTTGGTGATTCGTTGGGAATGGTCGTACTCGGTTATGACTCCACCATCCCTGTTACGATGGAGGACATGCTACACCATACGAAAGCAGTAACGAGAGGGGCCAAGCGTGCATTTGTCGTGGCAGATTTGCCTTTCCTCAGCTATCACGGAACAGTTGAGGAAGCGGTGAAAAACGCGGGCAGACTAATGCAAGAAGGGCTGGCCAAGGCCGTCAAAATGGAAGGGGGCAGCGAACTCGCCCCAATCATTACACGCTGTGTACAAGCAGGCATCCCTGTCGTTGGACATATTGGACTTACTCCGCAATCGGTACATCAATTAGGCGGTTACAAAGTACAAGGAAGAGATCTGGAGGCAGCCAAAAAATTGCTGGACGAAGCCCTTGCGATTCAAGAAGCAGGTGCATTCGCCATTGTGCTGGAATGTGTTCCGGAAGAGGTCGCTGGCATGATTGCAGACAAGCTGGACATCGCTGTGATTGGAATCGGAGCGGGTGCGACTTGTGATGGGCAAGTGCTGGTGTTCCATGATATGGTCGGCTACGCATCGGATATCACACCGAAATTCGTGAAGCGCTATGCAAACATTGGCGAAACAATCCGTGAAGCTGTGGAGACTTATAACAAAGAAGTGGAAGCAAGAAGCTTCCCAGCGCAAGAGCATGTCTTCCATGCCTCCGAAGAAACCATCAAGGCACTGTACGGGGAAGGAGTGAAGGAGTCATGA
- the panC gene encoding pantoate--beta-alanine ligase, with the protein MMQTMMQQVSTIAEMRVHIKEARRQGKTIGMVPTMGFLHEGHLSLVKAAREVCDLVVMSIFVNPLQFGPNEDFERYPRDIERDSKMAEEAGVDFLFTPEVSEMYPTPMLTNISVANVTTPLCGASRPGHFDGVSTVVNKLFQIVQPDLAFFGQKDAQQVAVVTQMVHDLSMPVQIVPCPIVREADGLAMSSRNVYLSADERAQALVLSQSLRQAEEWLSEGVALSTIKDRITQMISEKPLADIDYVEILSYPALTPLEQETAGQTIIIALAVRLGKTRLIDNTITSIK; encoded by the coding sequence ATGATGCAAACCATGATGCAGCAAGTCTCCACGATTGCAGAGATGCGTGTTCATATAAAAGAAGCGCGTCGGCAAGGAAAAACGATCGGAATGGTACCAACCATGGGCTTTTTGCATGAAGGACATCTCAGCTTGGTGAAAGCTGCCCGTGAAGTATGTGATTTGGTTGTGATGAGCATTTTCGTAAACCCGCTGCAATTCGGACCGAATGAAGACTTTGAACGTTATCCACGCGATATCGAAAGGGATAGCAAAATGGCGGAAGAAGCGGGAGTGGACTTTCTTTTTACCCCGGAAGTCAGCGAGATGTATCCGACGCCGATGTTGACCAATATTTCAGTAGCAAATGTGACGACACCATTGTGTGGAGCTTCTCGTCCAGGTCATTTTGATGGCGTATCGACCGTCGTCAATAAATTGTTTCAAATTGTCCAGCCCGATCTCGCCTTTTTTGGACAAAAGGATGCCCAGCAGGTAGCCGTTGTAACGCAAATGGTCCACGATTTATCGATGCCAGTACAAATCGTTCCATGCCCGATAGTACGGGAAGCGGATGGGCTTGCCATGAGCTCTCGGAACGTGTACTTGTCAGCAGATGAGCGAGCACAAGCACTCGTCCTATCACAGAGCCTGAGGCAAGCAGAAGAATGGCTAAGTGAGGGTGTGGCTCTTTCTACAATCAAGGATCGTATCACGCAAATGATTTCCGAGAAGCCGTTGGCTGATATTGATTATGTGGAAATTTTAAGCTATCCAGCGCTTACACCATTGGAGCAGGAAACGGCAGGTCAGACCATCATCATCGCGCTGGCTGTTCGTTTGGGTAAAACACGTCTGATCGACAATACGATTACATCAATCAAGTAG
- the panD gene encoding aspartate 1-decarboxylase, translated as MFRTMMKAKIHRATVTEANLNYVGSITIDKNLLDALDILPNEKVQIVNNNNGARLETYVIEGAPGSGVICLNGAAARLVQEGDIVIIIAYAMMTDEEARTYKPRVAIMDEKNQIKELIAEEVHATIL; from the coding sequence GTGTTCCGCACCATGATGAAAGCAAAAATCCATCGCGCAACGGTAACTGAAGCAAACTTGAACTATGTCGGCAGTATTACCATCGACAAAAATTTGTTGGATGCGCTGGATATTTTGCCAAATGAAAAAGTACAAATCGTCAATAACAACAACGGAGCGCGTCTGGAAACATACGTCATCGAAGGTGCTCCAGGCAGTGGCGTCATTTGCTTGAACGGAGCAGCTGCACGTCTTGTACAAGAGGGCGACATCGTTATTATTATTGCCTATGCGATGATGACGGATGAAGAGGCGAGAACCTACAAGCCACGTGTCGCCATCATGGATGAAAAAAATCAGATCAAAGAATTGATTGCAGAAGAAGTACACGCGACGATTCTGTAA
- a CDS encoding tetratricopeptide repeat protein, which produces MKIEDWFHTLRNKAQTIEEKWQGASEQERLQLAEQLFQLRQVSDTVVDLWLQFEEKLSNAIRNIKEMEGQLPAEEKKPDQLKGNAESPKAVETEKTAEGKKKEYSPEAGPYEPIFRRGEGFYHLRMFQDAKKCFAELVQKSPDWESGRLYYAYSLLLCEETELAFREFRLLGRTAGSPTVVAISFNAIGCILAEEEQWLEAAQAFKTSLEIKPEQEEAKYNLALCYLRDGDAQEALDELEPYLEKNEHDWEAQMLWLRAAKLLHTMDQTVEWSPPKGLQLPTRDLDSDTLQEMASLYETVGNYHRAQICYHFLTERSPKEGWTWHGLAWNTWLIAGTKRALTLVKKAISLAPENDDFLFSYGWMLLFDGRVDEAIKAFRIILEKNRDNRLGQSGMISAYEKLGDTQEAKRLAKYFLEDAEPYVRSLGYFHLGRIAVVEENWRLAEQYFQRALPFAEQLWEIPIYLQLCASKLGQTEMQTELVQP; this is translated from the coding sequence GTGAAAATCGAAGACTGGTTTCATACGCTTCGGAACAAAGCGCAGACGATCGAAGAGAAGTGGCAGGGGGCTTCTGAACAAGAACGTCTTCAGCTCGCGGAACAATTGTTTCAATTGCGCCAAGTAAGTGATACAGTCGTAGACCTGTGGCTGCAATTCGAAGAAAAATTATCGAATGCGATCCGTAACATCAAGGAAATGGAAGGACAGCTTCCGGCAGAAGAGAAAAAGCCGGATCAGTTGAAGGGTAATGCAGAATCACCAAAGGCAGTAGAAACAGAAAAAACAGCAGAGGGAAAAAAGAAAGAGTATTCCCCGGAAGCGGGTCCATACGAGCCGATTTTTCGACGTGGGGAAGGCTTTTATCATCTGCGCATGTTTCAAGACGCAAAAAAGTGCTTTGCAGAACTAGTTCAAAAATCGCCAGACTGGGAAAGTGGGCGCTTGTACTACGCTTACAGTCTCCTTTTGTGTGAGGAAACAGAATTAGCCTTTCGGGAATTCCGTCTTCTCGGCAGGACGGCAGGCTCACCTACCGTTGTGGCCATCAGTTTTAATGCCATCGGATGCATACTTGCGGAGGAGGAGCAATGGCTGGAGGCGGCGCAAGCTTTCAAGACGTCTCTCGAGATCAAGCCAGAACAGGAAGAAGCCAAATACAACCTCGCGCTATGCTATTTAAGAGATGGCGATGCACAGGAAGCTTTGGACGAATTGGAACCGTATTTAGAAAAAAACGAGCACGATTGGGAAGCGCAGATGCTATGGCTGCGTGCTGCCAAGTTATTGCATACGATGGACCAGACGGTGGAATGGAGCCCACCGAAAGGCTTGCAACTGCCGACACGTGATTTGGACAGCGATACTCTTCAGGAAATGGCCTCTTTATACGAAACAGTGGGCAATTACCACCGGGCACAGATTTGCTATCACTTTTTGACGGAGCGTTCCCCAAAAGAAGGCTGGACGTGGCATGGCTTGGCCTGGAATACATGGCTCATTGCGGGTACGAAAAGGGCATTGACGCTCGTTAAAAAAGCGATTAGTCTCGCACCCGAAAATGATGACTTTCTTTTTAGTTATGGCTGGATGTTGTTGTTTGACGGAAGGGTAGACGAAGCGATCAAAGCGTTTCGGATCATACTGGAGAAAAACCGAGACAATCGCCTCGGACAATCCGGGATGATTTCCGCATACGAAAAGCTGGGGGATACACAAGAAGCAAAACGGTTGGCAAAGTATTTCCTGGAAGACGCTGAGCCATATGTACGTTCGTTAGGGTATTTTCATCTGGGAAGAATCGCGGTTGTGGAAGAAAATTGGCGCCTAGCTGAACAATATTTTCAACGGGCATTGCCATTCGCAGAACAGTTATGGGAAATCCCCATCTATCTGCAATTGTGTGCAAGCAAGCTCGGTCAAACAGAAATGCAAACCGAGCTCGTACAGCCTTAA
- the dinG gene encoding ATP-dependent DNA helicase DinG, which produces MNRLLVVDFETTGSHPRQGDSIIQIGAVAIDDGQITESFSTLIHPGQDIPPFITQLTGITNEMVADAPSLEEVFPDFLRLLDGRAFVAHNASFDLQFLQEALLSQGYYAFDGYVLDTVELSRVLLPMQNSYRLGELASELEIEHDNPHQADSDALATAQLFLHLLDILKRLPLVTIQRLQMLVSSFRSDIEVLLRQIEMEKLIELPELDGTTTETDSSDMWDIYRQLALRKREEKLTASLKRPHVDATVTKAFADQLEEVLGENGYMQAKMSGYQRRDAQEAMMHAVYEAMENGAHLLVEAGTGTGKSLAYLLPGIIWAHYNQQQLVVSTNTIQLQEQLFHKEIATLQESLPFSFTASTLKGRGNYLCLRKFEQAVDEPVEGSSQEMRLVKGQMLTWLTQTVTGDVEELSMPPSGQLLWQQVKSDTSSCLNRACPWFSRCYYFQAKERARDVDVLIVNHALFISDLQAENRILPSYEVAIVDEAHHLEDAATQHLGKQFSTTQLLFLLDRASVEEGGAIARFAEELQSWMPAVQEDVAAKLLELRKQSAALREKAQQWTQLLYAWASDRAEETTDAGRETVRYRIESFVGKHEKIRKVTKKLIEGMTAYAAGIEQLLRTTPQEEKPPFAVRSLLTDLFGLIKDWQNAVELLHFFLLEQDAEYVYWMEVESRTARKQVHLSAALLKVADSLAEPLFAQKRSLILTSATLTVKNSFSYIKSQFGLDQLPEERVRTLSLPSPFHYEEQGLLLIPSDFPAPGKESDHTYLEAVIQGCVDVVLASKGRTLILFTSHSMLRLVYQAMKERLGEAPEPYTLFGHGIDSNNRSKLVRLFRSMERSVLLGTSSFWEGVDIQGEWLSSLVIVRLPFAPPNHPVYQGRAELLKAEGKNAFMSLSLPQAVLQFKQGVGRLIRHHLDRGVVIVFDTRVVESRYGRSFLQSLPPFQIESGPWPTLRERIEPFLSMQSLSDS; this is translated from the coding sequence TTGAATCGATTACTAGTTGTAGATTTTGAGACGACGGGAAGCCATCCACGCCAAGGCGATAGCATCATTCAGATTGGTGCTGTCGCAATCGATGACGGGCAGATTACCGAGAGTTTTTCCACCCTGATTCATCCAGGCCAGGATATTCCACCGTTTATTACTCAATTAACAGGGATTACCAATGAAATGGTTGCAGATGCTCCTTCCTTGGAAGAAGTGTTTCCAGATTTCTTACGTTTATTGGACGGACGAGCATTTGTAGCACATAATGCAAGCTTTGATCTCCAATTTTTACAAGAAGCCCTGCTGAGCCAGGGCTATTATGCGTTTGACGGCTACGTGCTCGATACAGTGGAGCTATCCCGTGTTCTTTTGCCAATGCAAAATAGCTACAGACTCGGAGAACTGGCGTCTGAGCTGGAAATCGAGCACGATAATCCCCATCAAGCAGATAGTGATGCACTCGCAACGGCGCAGCTGTTTCTCCACTTGCTGGATATTTTAAAGAGACTGCCACTCGTGACGATCCAGCGCCTGCAGATGCTCGTTTCTTCGTTTCGCTCGGATATCGAGGTTCTTTTACGTCAGATCGAGATGGAAAAGCTCATAGAACTGCCAGAGCTGGATGGAACCACAACCGAAACGGATTCCTCAGACATGTGGGATATTTATCGCCAGTTGGCTCTACGGAAGCGCGAAGAAAAATTAACAGCGTCTCTAAAGCGTCCTCATGTCGATGCGACAGTGACTAAAGCGTTTGCCGACCAGCTCGAGGAGGTTTTGGGCGAAAACGGGTACATGCAGGCAAAAATGTCGGGATATCAACGTCGGGATGCTCAGGAAGCAATGATGCATGCCGTTTATGAGGCAATGGAGAATGGCGCCCATTTATTGGTAGAGGCAGGGACAGGTACGGGAAAATCATTAGCCTATCTCTTGCCGGGGATCATTTGGGCTCATTACAATCAGCAACAGCTGGTGGTCAGTACCAATACCATTCAATTGCAGGAACAGCTATTCCATAAGGAAATCGCTACCTTGCAGGAGTCGTTGCCGTTTTCGTTTACGGCTTCGACGCTAAAAGGCAGAGGAAACTACTTATGCTTGCGTAAATTTGAACAAGCCGTAGACGAACCTGTAGAAGGAAGCAGCCAAGAAATGCGCTTGGTCAAAGGACAGATGCTGACGTGGCTCACGCAAACCGTTACCGGTGACGTGGAAGAGCTAAGCATGCCTCCAAGTGGTCAACTGCTGTGGCAACAGGTAAAAAGTGATACGAGCTCTTGTTTGAATCGGGCTTGCCCGTGGTTTAGTCGCTGCTACTATTTCCAGGCGAAGGAACGGGCTCGCGATGTCGATGTCCTCATCGTCAATCACGCCCTATTCATCAGCGACTTGCAAGCGGAAAACAGAATCCTCCCTTCGTATGAAGTTGCTATCGTCGATGAGGCCCATCATTTGGAGGATGCAGCGACACAGCATTTAGGCAAGCAGTTTTCAACCACGCAGCTTCTTTTCTTGTTAGATCGTGCATCGGTTGAGGAGGGTGGGGCTATAGCCCGCTTCGCAGAAGAGCTGCAAAGCTGGATGCCAGCGGTACAAGAAGATGTCGCTGCCAAGCTTTTGGAGCTAAGAAAACAGTCCGCTGCCTTGCGAGAGAAAGCGCAGCAATGGACACAGCTCTTGTATGCATGGGCATCAGATCGTGCGGAGGAGACGACGGACGCTGGTCGTGAGACAGTACGATATCGGATCGAATCGTTTGTAGGTAAACACGAGAAGATACGCAAAGTAACCAAAAAGCTGATTGAAGGGATGACCGCATATGCAGCGGGCATCGAACAGCTTTTGCGAACGACTCCGCAAGAGGAAAAGCCTCCTTTTGCCGTACGCAGTCTACTGACAGATTTATTCGGTCTCATCAAAGACTGGCAGAACGCCGTGGAGCTGCTTCACTTCTTTTTACTTGAGCAGGATGCCGAGTATGTGTATTGGATGGAAGTAGAGTCCCGTACAGCTCGCAAGCAGGTTCATTTGTCAGCGGCACTCTTGAAGGTTGCCGACTCACTGGCAGAACCGCTTTTCGCACAAAAGCGGAGTCTGATTTTGACATCAGCCACTCTGACGGTCAAGAACAGCTTCTCCTACATCAAAAGCCAGTTTGGTCTCGACCAGCTTCCCGAGGAACGAGTGCGTACCTTGTCACTGCCATCGCCGTTTCATTATGAAGAGCAGGGGCTGCTGTTGATTCCATCTGATTTCCCTGCACCAGGCAAAGAGAGTGACCACACGTACTTGGAGGCGGTCATTCAAGGGTGTGTGGACGTCGTACTGGCTTCGAAAGGAAGGACGCTGATCCTGTTTACCTCCCATTCGATGCTTCGACTTGTTTACCAAGCGATGAAAGAACGACTGGGAGAGGCTCCAGAACCGTATACGTTATTCGGTCACGGGATTGATAGCAACAATCGGAGCAAGCTGGTGCGACTGTTCCGAAGCATGGAGAGAAGTGTGCTGCTTGGAACTAGCAGCTTCTGGGAAGGTGTCGATATCCAGGGAGAATGGCTGAGCAGTTTAGTTATTGTTCGCCTTCCGTTTGCTCCGCCGAATCATCCTGTCTATCAAGGAAGGGCAGAGCTTTTGAAGGCAGAAGGAAAAAACGCCTTTATGTCGTTGTCTCTTCCACAAGCCGTTCTACAATTTAAGCAAGGGGTGGGGCGATTAATTCGCCATCACTTGGATAGAGGGGTCGTGATCGTTTTCGACACGCGTGTGGTTGAGTCGAGATATGGACGCTCATTCCTTCAATCTTTGCCGCCATTTCAAATCGAAAGCGGTCCATGGCCAACTCTGCGAGAGCGCATAGAGCCATTCCTTAGTATGCAATCCCTGTCAGATTCATAA